The following proteins are co-located in the Sulfitobacter guttiformis genome:
- the dapF gene encoding diaminopimelate epimerase, with amino-acid sequence MISSSSLPFMKMHGLGNDFVVIDARDGQIPLSQGLVRAIAHRQTGVGFDQLAVIGNGSGDAHLTFYNADGSTSAACGNATRCIARHLMNETGASELHLTTDRGDLYARDSGGGLTSVNMGQPRLEWDEVPLAHRMDTLSLPIEGSPAATGMGNPHCTFFIEDVNAVDLASFGATHEHHPLFPERTNVQIAQIIGPDHIRMRVWERGVGITLASGSSSCATAVAAARRGLTGRAVRIDLDGGTLAIDWRDDGVWMTGPTMHVANGSFTADFLASSL; translated from the coding sequence ATGATATCTTCCTCCTCTTTGCCGTTTATGAAAATGCACGGGCTCGGCAACGACTTTGTCGTAATTGATGCACGAGATGGGCAAATTCCCTTGTCACAAGGGCTTGTGCGCGCAATTGCCCACCGCCAAACAGGGGTAGGTTTTGATCAACTGGCAGTGATCGGCAACGGTTCTGGCGACGCTCACCTGACATTCTACAATGCTGACGGCTCTACTTCAGCAGCATGCGGCAATGCGACACGCTGCATCGCGCGCCACCTAATGAACGAAACCGGCGCGTCGGAGCTACATCTCACAACGGATCGCGGCGATTTATATGCAAGAGATTCGGGGGGCGGCCTGACATCTGTAAATATGGGCCAGCCTCGGCTTGAATGGGATGAGGTGCCATTGGCACACCGGATGGACACATTGTCCCTTCCGATCGAAGGTTCACCGGCGGCCACGGGCATGGGCAATCCGCATTGCACCTTTTTTATCGAGGATGTGAATGCTGTCGATCTCGCCAGCTTTGGAGCGACCCATGAGCATCACCCCCTGTTCCCCGAACGCACAAATGTACAAATTGCACAAATCATCGGGCCGGATCATATTCGTATGCGCGTCTGGGAGCGGGGCGTAGGCATCACCTTGGCGTCAGGGTCATCATCCTGCGCTACCGCTGTTGCAGCTGCACGTAGAGGCCTCACAGGGCGCGCAGTGCGCATTGATCTCGATGGGGGCACGCTGGCGATTGATTGGCGAGATGACGGCGTGTGGATGACCGGTCCGACGATGCACGTCGCGAATGGTAGCTTCACC